Proteins encoded together in one Triticum dicoccoides isolate Atlit2015 ecotype Zavitan chromosome 7B, WEW_v2.0, whole genome shotgun sequence window:
- the LOC119335416 gene encoding uncharacterized protein LOC119335416 isoform X3, which produces MASASPSPDSTTVSDHHRKVVASLPPPPSPDIGERPTHARFLVSDAEAGLLIGKAGSAVRAVEARSGARIMFSAQGQHLPGTECRVLLVSGLFRTVMDAAELILEKLVCHCQGDSVTDGGAQASVVLVVPDACCGALIGKGGQVIKSLAQESNAGINISPRDICYGQHDRLVTITGQLDNQLQAIFFILSELLDVIHYSCSDAGVNFSSYPVSPVGCEDGYVKRYNSKPTTSPRSSVNNSDEQESLTITVADKHVGAIVGRAGRTIKEIEQVTGAFIRISGKGDIIHGTNDSRKVVIRGTLEALNAAEAMIMQLVCDTGRQLDGGDRKPLEQPNTSMRSPDNSNDTSVPDKHVSTVIGQAGTHHDRLSDAELEKFGPYFPHLVDKFIDAIAKDVKEKSNDDMDYKRGYQQQTIEYANSALKRYNCANNKTAGDYELVEAICSCGIMDTKGVYGHANFTARNNSNSKVDFFFAELFWDSKKDSLVTTCVVSLEEEERVGGFRGMEGINYRDGMNIRVDPQHCYACRADLKHPVDGGLYEIGHKAMSECYGYDS; this is translated from the exons ATGGcttccgcctcgccgtcgccggactccaccaccgtctccgaccaccatcGGAAAGTGGTCgcgtccctccctccccctccgTCCCCGG acATCGGTGAGAGGCCGACGCATGCCAGGTTCCTGGTGTCGGACGCAGAGGCGGGGCTCCTCATCGGCAAGGCCGGGTCCGCCGTCCGCGCCGTGGAGGCCCGCTCCGGGGCCCGGATCATGTTCTCCGCCCAAGGCCAGCACCTCCCCGGCACCGAATGCAGGGTCCTCCTCGTCTCCGGCCTCTTCCGCACCGTCATGGACGCCGCAGAGCTCATCCTCGAGAAACTCGTCTGCCACTGCCAG GGTGACAGTGTGACCGATGGCGGCGCTCAGGCCAGCGTCGTGCTGGTGGTGCCCGACGCCTGCTGCGGCGCGCTCATCGGCAAAGGAGGACAAGTCATCAA GTCGTTGGCTCAAGAGTCAAATGCTGGGATCAACATATCACCCCGTGACATCTGCTACGGCCAGCATGATAGGCTGGTTACCATTACAGGACAGCTTGACAATCAGCTGCAGGCCATATTTTTTATACTCTCAGAGTTACTGGATGTCATCCACTACTCGTGCTCTGATGCAG GCGTCAATTTTTCAAGTTATCCTGTTTCACCTGTTGGGTGTGAAGATGGATATGTCAAAAGATACAACAGCAAG CCTACCACGTCCCCGAGATCATCTGTCAACAACAGTGATGAACAAGAGTCTCTCACTATCACTGTCGCAGACAAGCATGTCGGCGCTATCGTCGGCCGTGCCGGGAGGACCATAAAGGAGATCGAACAG GTTACCGGCGCATTCATCAGGATCTCGGGCAAGGGGGATATCATACATGGGACAAATGACAG CAGGAAGGTGGTGATCAGAGGGACATTGGAGGCACTTAATGCTGCGGAGGCAATGATCATGCAACTGGTCTGCGATACCGGTCGCCAGCTGGACGGTGGTGACAGGAAGCCTCTCGAGCAA ccTAACACATCCATGAGGTCGCCCGATAACAGCAATGACACTTCTGTCCCTGACAAGCACGTGAGCACTGTCATCGGCCA AGCTGGGACTCATCATGACAG GTTGTCGGATGCCGAGCTTGAGAAGTTTGGTCCTTATTTTCCTCACCTTGTAGACAAGTTCATAGATGCGATCGCCAAGGATGTGAAAGAAAAATCAAATGATGACATGGATTACAAGAGAGGTTATCAACAACAAACCATTGAGTATGCAAACAGTGCACTGAAACGGTATAACTGTGCCAACAATAAAACG GCCGGCGACTATGAACTAGTTGAAGCAATTTGTAGCTGTGGAATAATGGATACAAAGGGAGTGTATGGTCATGCAAACTTCACTGCAAGGAACAACTCGAATTCAAAAGTTGATTTCTTCTTCGCGGAGTTATTTTGGGACAGCAAGAAGGATAGCCTTGTAACTACATGTGTAGTTTCACTGGAAGAGGAGGAGAGAGTTG GTGGGTTTCGTGGCATGGAGGGTATCAACTACAGGGATGGAATGAATATACGTGTTGATCCTCAGCATTGCTATGCTTGCCGTGCAGATTTAAAGCACCCCGTGGATGGAGGACTATATGAGATTGGCCATAAAGCAATGAGCGAGTGCTATGGTTATGATTCTTAA
- the LOC119335416 gene encoding uncharacterized protein LOC119335416 isoform X2, whose product MASASPSPDSTTVSDHHRKVVASLPPPPSPDIGERPTHARFLVSDAEAGLLIGKAGSAVRAVEARSGARIMFSAQGQHLPGTECRVLLVSGLFRTVMDAAELILEKLVCHCQGDSVTDGGAQASVVLVVPDACCGALIGKGGQVIKSLAQESNAGINISPRDICYGQHDRLVTITGQLDNQLQAIFFILSELLDVIHYSCSDAGVNFSSYPVSPVGCEDGYVKRYNSKPTTSPRSSVNNSDEQESLTITVADKHVGAIVGRAGRTIKEIEQVTGAFIRISGKGDIIHGTNDRKVVIRGTLEALNAAEAMIMQLVCDTGRQLDGGDRKPLEQPNTSMRSPDNSNDTSVPDKHVSTVIGQAGRTINIKQAKADIIAGTHHDRLSDAELEKFGPYFPHLVDKFIDAIAKDVKEKSNDDMDYKRGYQQQTIEYANSALKRYNCANNKTAGDYELVEAICSCGIMDTKGVYGHANFTARNNSNSKVDFFFAELFWDSKKDSLVTTCVVSLEEEERVGGFRGMEGINYRDGMNIRVDPQHCYACRADLKHPVDGGLYEIGHKAMSECYGYDS is encoded by the exons ATGGcttccgcctcgccgtcgccggactccaccaccgtctccgaccaccatcGGAAAGTGGTCgcgtccctccctccccctccgTCCCCGG acATCGGTGAGAGGCCGACGCATGCCAGGTTCCTGGTGTCGGACGCAGAGGCGGGGCTCCTCATCGGCAAGGCCGGGTCCGCCGTCCGCGCCGTGGAGGCCCGCTCCGGGGCCCGGATCATGTTCTCCGCCCAAGGCCAGCACCTCCCCGGCACCGAATGCAGGGTCCTCCTCGTCTCCGGCCTCTTCCGCACCGTCATGGACGCCGCAGAGCTCATCCTCGAGAAACTCGTCTGCCACTGCCAG GGTGACAGTGTGACCGATGGCGGCGCTCAGGCCAGCGTCGTGCTGGTGGTGCCCGACGCCTGCTGCGGCGCGCTCATCGGCAAAGGAGGACAAGTCATCAA GTCGTTGGCTCAAGAGTCAAATGCTGGGATCAACATATCACCCCGTGACATCTGCTACGGCCAGCATGATAGGCTGGTTACCATTACAGGACAGCTTGACAATCAGCTGCAGGCCATATTTTTTATACTCTCAGAGTTACTGGATGTCATCCACTACTCGTGCTCTGATGCAG GCGTCAATTTTTCAAGTTATCCTGTTTCACCTGTTGGGTGTGAAGATGGATATGTCAAAAGATACAACAGCAAG CCTACCACGTCCCCGAGATCATCTGTCAACAACAGTGATGAACAAGAGTCTCTCACTATCACTGTCGCAGACAAGCATGTCGGCGCTATCGTCGGCCGTGCCGGGAGGACCATAAAGGAGATCGAACAG GTTACCGGCGCATTCATCAGGATCTCGGGCAAGGGGGATATCATACATGGGACAAATGACAG GAAGGTGGTGATCAGAGGGACATTGGAGGCACTTAATGCTGCGGAGGCAATGATCATGCAACTGGTCTGCGATACCGGTCGCCAGCTGGACGGTGGTGACAGGAAGCCTCTCGAGCAA ccTAACACATCCATGAGGTCGCCCGATAACAGCAATGACACTTCTGTCCCTGACAAGCACGTGAGCACTGTCATCGGCCAAGCTGGGAGGACCATCAATATCAAACAG GCAAAGGCGGATATCATAGCTGGGACTCATCATGACAG GTTGTCGGATGCCGAGCTTGAGAAGTTTGGTCCTTATTTTCCTCACCTTGTAGACAAGTTCATAGATGCGATCGCCAAGGATGTGAAAGAAAAATCAAATGATGACATGGATTACAAGAGAGGTTATCAACAACAAACCATTGAGTATGCAAACAGTGCACTGAAACGGTATAACTGTGCCAACAATAAAACG GCCGGCGACTATGAACTAGTTGAAGCAATTTGTAGCTGTGGAATAATGGATACAAAGGGAGTGTATGGTCATGCAAACTTCACTGCAAGGAACAACTCGAATTCAAAAGTTGATTTCTTCTTCGCGGAGTTATTTTGGGACAGCAAGAAGGATAGCCTTGTAACTACATGTGTAGTTTCACTGGAAGAGGAGGAGAGAGTTG GTGGGTTTCGTGGCATGGAGGGTATCAACTACAGGGATGGAATGAATATACGTGTTGATCCTCAGCATTGCTATGCTTGCCGTGCAGATTTAAAGCACCCCGTGGATGGAGGACTATATGAGATTGGCCATAAAGCAATGAGCGAGTGCTATGGTTATGATTCTTAA
- the LOC119335416 gene encoding uncharacterized protein LOC119335416 isoform X1, producing the protein MASASPSPDSTTVSDHHRKVVASLPPPPSPDIGERPTHARFLVSDAEAGLLIGKAGSAVRAVEARSGARIMFSAQGQHLPGTECRVLLVSGLFRTVMDAAELILEKLVCHCQGDSVTDGGAQASVVLVVPDACCGALIGKGGQVIKSLAQESNAGINISPRDICYGQHDRLVTITGQLDNQLQAIFFILSELLDVIHYSCSDAGVNFSSYPVSPVGCEDGYVKRYNSKPTTSPRSSVNNSDEQESLTITVADKHVGAIVGRAGRTIKEIEQVTGAFIRISGKGDIIHGTNDSRKVVIRGTLEALNAAEAMIMQLVCDTGRQLDGGDRKPLEQPNTSMRSPDNSNDTSVPDKHVSTVIGQAGRTINIKQAKADIIAGTHHDRLSDAELEKFGPYFPHLVDKFIDAIAKDVKEKSNDDMDYKRGYQQQTIEYANSALKRYNCANNKTAGDYELVEAICSCGIMDTKGVYGHANFTARNNSNSKVDFFFAELFWDSKKDSLVTTCVVSLEEEERVGGFRGMEGINYRDGMNIRVDPQHCYACRADLKHPVDGGLYEIGHKAMSECYGYDS; encoded by the exons ATGGcttccgcctcgccgtcgccggactccaccaccgtctccgaccaccatcGGAAAGTGGTCgcgtccctccctccccctccgTCCCCGG acATCGGTGAGAGGCCGACGCATGCCAGGTTCCTGGTGTCGGACGCAGAGGCGGGGCTCCTCATCGGCAAGGCCGGGTCCGCCGTCCGCGCCGTGGAGGCCCGCTCCGGGGCCCGGATCATGTTCTCCGCCCAAGGCCAGCACCTCCCCGGCACCGAATGCAGGGTCCTCCTCGTCTCCGGCCTCTTCCGCACCGTCATGGACGCCGCAGAGCTCATCCTCGAGAAACTCGTCTGCCACTGCCAG GGTGACAGTGTGACCGATGGCGGCGCTCAGGCCAGCGTCGTGCTGGTGGTGCCCGACGCCTGCTGCGGCGCGCTCATCGGCAAAGGAGGACAAGTCATCAA GTCGTTGGCTCAAGAGTCAAATGCTGGGATCAACATATCACCCCGTGACATCTGCTACGGCCAGCATGATAGGCTGGTTACCATTACAGGACAGCTTGACAATCAGCTGCAGGCCATATTTTTTATACTCTCAGAGTTACTGGATGTCATCCACTACTCGTGCTCTGATGCAG GCGTCAATTTTTCAAGTTATCCTGTTTCACCTGTTGGGTGTGAAGATGGATATGTCAAAAGATACAACAGCAAG CCTACCACGTCCCCGAGATCATCTGTCAACAACAGTGATGAACAAGAGTCTCTCACTATCACTGTCGCAGACAAGCATGTCGGCGCTATCGTCGGCCGTGCCGGGAGGACCATAAAGGAGATCGAACAG GTTACCGGCGCATTCATCAGGATCTCGGGCAAGGGGGATATCATACATGGGACAAATGACAG CAGGAAGGTGGTGATCAGAGGGACATTGGAGGCACTTAATGCTGCGGAGGCAATGATCATGCAACTGGTCTGCGATACCGGTCGCCAGCTGGACGGTGGTGACAGGAAGCCTCTCGAGCAA ccTAACACATCCATGAGGTCGCCCGATAACAGCAATGACACTTCTGTCCCTGACAAGCACGTGAGCACTGTCATCGGCCAAGCTGGGAGGACCATCAATATCAAACAG GCAAAGGCGGATATCATAGCTGGGACTCATCATGACAG GTTGTCGGATGCCGAGCTTGAGAAGTTTGGTCCTTATTTTCCTCACCTTGTAGACAAGTTCATAGATGCGATCGCCAAGGATGTGAAAGAAAAATCAAATGATGACATGGATTACAAGAGAGGTTATCAACAACAAACCATTGAGTATGCAAACAGTGCACTGAAACGGTATAACTGTGCCAACAATAAAACG GCCGGCGACTATGAACTAGTTGAAGCAATTTGTAGCTGTGGAATAATGGATACAAAGGGAGTGTATGGTCATGCAAACTTCACTGCAAGGAACAACTCGAATTCAAAAGTTGATTTCTTCTTCGCGGAGTTATTTTGGGACAGCAAGAAGGATAGCCTTGTAACTACATGTGTAGTTTCACTGGAAGAGGAGGAGAGAGTTG GTGGGTTTCGTGGCATGGAGGGTATCAACTACAGGGATGGAATGAATATACGTGTTGATCCTCAGCATTGCTATGCTTGCCGTGCAGATTTAAAGCACCCCGTGGATGGAGGACTATATGAGATTGGCCATAAAGCAATGAGCGAGTGCTATGGTTATGATTCTTAA